A genomic region of Herbaspirillum sp. DW155 contains the following coding sequences:
- a CDS encoding DUF2256 domain-containing protein — protein MKPRNPATGYRGNKAHLPSKPCAVCGRPMTWRRAWAKNWAEVRYCSEACRRKRAHPGL, from the coding sequence ATGAAACCCAGGAACCCGGCCACCGGCTATCGCGGCAACAAGGCGCACTTGCCCAGCAAGCCCTGCGCCGTGTGCGGCCGGCCCATGACCTGGCGGCGCGCCTGGGCGAAAAACTGGGCCGAGGTCCGCTATTGTTCCGAGGCCTGTCGCCGCAAGCGTGCCCACCCCGGCCTTTGA